AAGGCGCGAAGGTAGACCTCACGATGGCGTACGTCGGCACGCGGGGCTTGTTCGAGAAGGCGGGGTTCCGGAAGGTGGCCGACACCTCGTCCGTGCTCAACGGCTTCCCGCGGGTGCTCATGCGGCTGGAGCTGCGCTGACGCCGGCGAACGTGCGCCGGCTACGGGTTCCGCAGGATCTTCTCCATCGCTTTGCCCTTCGCCAGTTCGTCGATGAGCTTGTCGAGGTAGCGGATCTCGCGCATGGTGGGCTCTTCGATGTCTTCTACGCGGACACCGCAAACCACGCCCTTGATCAGGGCCCGCGAAGGATTCATCCGCGGAGCCTCCGCGAAGAACGTTTCGAAGTCCGTCCGGTTGCCCAGCCGCCCCTCCAGCTCCTCCTGGCCGTACCCGGTGAGCCAGCGGATGATTTCGTCGACCTCCGATTTCGTGCGCCCTTTCTTCTCCGCCTTCGCAACGTAGTGGGGATAGACGCTCGCGACGCTCGTCGTGAAGATCCGGTGCTTGGCCATCACGCACCCCTGTTTCTGAAGGATGGGCTCACCGTCACGCCGGGCGCGGGTAGAGGATG
Above is a genomic segment from Longimicrobium sp. containing:
- a CDS encoding DUF2200 domain-containing protein translates to MAKHRIFTTSVASVYPHYVAKAEKKGRTKSEVDEIIRWLTGYGQEELEGRLGNRTDFETFFAEAPRMNPSRALIKGVVCGVRVEDIEEPTMREIRYLDKLIDELAKGKAMEKILRNP